In Candidatus Omnitrophota bacterium, a single window of DNA contains:
- a CDS encoding nucleotidyl transferase AbiEii/AbiGii toxin family protein, translated as MKIALLNKSDLSILNKSSLKYKLADAEKDYLLAIVSKMIYDSPLQNKLVFKGGTAIHHCYLDQTRLSEDLDFTSLDNAITLEEVKSVIGSQDFLEVKEENVSRATIKIGRLKYTGPLGLANSLKVEIDFYQNVVLPAKATIYKNAWKINTIVNAMDVREVCAEKIRAASERARYRDFYDLVLLFERFRFDVAEIKDLITRKEIRSDITSESMLKNWSVAELEKKEEIGRIYYAKEIFEKEVVALIKRLNVNIKK; from the coding sequence TTGAAGATAGCATTATTAAATAAATCCGACTTGAGTATTCTAAACAAATCATCGCTTAAATACAAACTCGCCGATGCCGAAAAAGATTACCTGCTGGCAATAGTCTCAAAGATGATCTACGATTCGCCGTTACAGAATAAGCTTGTCTTTAAGGGTGGTACCGCCATCCATCATTGTTATCTTGATCAAACGCGGCTCTCGGAAGATCTTGACTTCACATCTTTAGACAATGCCATAACCTTAGAAGAGGTAAAATCGGTCATTGGATCGCAGGATTTCCTGGAGGTAAAGGAAGAGAATGTTTCCAGGGCGACGATCAAGATAGGCCGTCTTAAATATACCGGTCCTTTGGGGTTAGCCAATTCTTTAAAAGTTGAGATAGATTTTTATCAGAATGTTGTTCTTCCGGCAAAAGCTACTATCTATAAAAACGCATGGAAAATTAATACAATAGTAAATGCGATGGATGTAAGGGAGGTTTGCGCTGAGAAGATTCGCGCGGCAAGCGAGCGTGCCCGCTATAGGGATTTTTACGATCTTGTGCTTTTATTTGAAAGGTTTAGATTTGACGTTGCTGAAATAAAAGATCTCATCACCCGCAAAGAGATAAGAAGCGATATAACAAGTGAGTCGATGCTCAAAAATTGGAGTGTTGCTGAGCTTGAAAAAAAGGAAGAAATAGGACGTATTTACTACGCTAAGGAGATATTCGAAAAAGAGGTTGTGGCCCTAATCAAACGACTCAATGTTAATATAAAAAAATGA